The Planococcus versutus genome contains a region encoding:
- the leuS gene encoding leucine--tRNA ligase, with amino-acid sequence MTFKHKLVEKKWQKYWQDNKTFKLVDDLSKPKFYALDMFPYPSGAGLHVGHPEGYTATDILSRVKRMQGYNVLHPMGWDAFGLPAEQYALDTGNDPAEFTAKNIETFKRQIQELGFSYDWDREISTTDPSYYKWTQWIFIQLYNKGLAYVDEVAVNWCPALGTVLANEEVIDGKSERGGHPVERRPMRQWVLRITNYADRLLEDLEDLDWPESLKDMQRNWIGKSEGAELEFQVADTEHSFRAFTTRPDTIFGATYAVLAPEHKLVAAITTTDQQAAVEKYIDDVKTKSDLERTDLAKDKSGVFTGAYAINPASGEKMPIWIADYVLATYGTGAIMAVPAHDERDYEFAKQFDLPIVEVVSGGNIKEEAYAGDGELINSDYLNGLNKKEGIEKAIDWLVDKKVGDKKITYRLRDWLFSRQRYWGEPIPIIHWEDGTMTPVEEKDLPLMLPVTTDIKPSGTGESPLANITDWVNIVHPETGMKGRRETNTMPQWAGSCWYYLRFIDPTNDEMLADPELLKRWLPVDVYIGGAEHAVLHLLYARFWHKVLYDIGVVSTKEPFQKLFNQGMILGEGNEKMSKSKGNVVNPDQIIESHGADTLRMYEMFMGPLEASIAWSTNGLDGSRRFLDRIWRLFMDEEQLSAKITDANDGKMEKVYHQTVKKVTNDFEGLRFNTAISQMMVFINEGYKADGIPKAYVEGFVKLLSPIAPHLAEELWEKLGHTETVTYENWPEYDESKMIDDVIEVVVQVNGKVKAKLAIAKDCTKEEAEIAALADDNVQKATEGKQVRKVIVIPGKLVNIVVG; translated from the coding sequence ATGACATTCAAACACAAACTAGTTGAGAAAAAATGGCAAAAATATTGGCAAGACAATAAGACGTTTAAACTGGTGGATGACCTATCAAAACCAAAATTCTACGCACTAGATATGTTCCCGTACCCATCAGGTGCTGGACTTCACGTAGGACACCCAGAAGGCTATACGGCGACGGATATTTTAAGCCGAGTCAAACGCATGCAAGGGTACAACGTTCTTCACCCAATGGGCTGGGACGCATTTGGTTTGCCAGCAGAGCAATATGCTCTGGATACTGGAAATGACCCAGCTGAATTTACAGCTAAAAACATTGAAACTTTTAAGCGTCAAATTCAAGAACTTGGATTTTCTTATGACTGGGACCGTGAAATCAGCACAACAGATCCGTCTTATTACAAATGGACACAATGGATTTTTATTCAGTTGTATAACAAAGGACTGGCGTATGTTGACGAAGTAGCAGTTAACTGGTGCCCAGCACTCGGAACAGTTTTGGCAAACGAAGAAGTCATTGATGGCAAATCAGAACGTGGAGGTCATCCGGTTGAGCGTCGTCCAATGCGTCAATGGGTATTGCGTATTACGAATTACGCAGATCGTCTTCTTGAAGATTTAGAAGACTTGGATTGGCCGGAAAGCTTGAAAGACATGCAACGCAACTGGATTGGGAAATCAGAAGGTGCAGAGCTGGAATTCCAAGTTGCGGATACCGAACATTCTTTCCGCGCATTTACAACACGTCCAGATACAATTTTTGGTGCGACATACGCGGTACTAGCTCCTGAACATAAATTGGTAGCAGCGATTACAACAACAGATCAACAAGCAGCTGTTGAAAAATACATTGATGATGTTAAAACAAAAAGTGATTTGGAACGCACCGATTTGGCGAAAGACAAATCAGGTGTCTTCACAGGCGCTTATGCAATCAATCCAGCGAGTGGCGAAAAAATGCCGATTTGGATTGCCGATTATGTATTAGCAACTTACGGAACAGGTGCGATCATGGCAGTTCCGGCTCACGACGAGCGTGATTATGAATTTGCGAAACAATTCGATTTGCCGATTGTGGAAGTTGTATCAGGTGGCAATATCAAAGAAGAAGCCTATGCCGGCGACGGTGAATTGATCAATTCTGATTACCTTAATGGATTGAACAAAAAAGAAGGCATTGAAAAAGCCATTGATTGGCTAGTGGATAAAAAAGTTGGCGACAAGAAAATCACGTATCGTTTACGTGATTGGTTGTTTAGTCGTCAGCGTTACTGGGGAGAGCCGATTCCAATTATCCACTGGGAAGATGGCACGATGACACCCGTAGAAGAAAAAGACTTGCCATTGATGCTGCCAGTAACGACGGATATTAAACCGAGTGGAACAGGTGAGTCACCACTTGCCAATATTACCGATTGGGTCAATATTGTTCATCCAGAAACGGGTATGAAAGGTCGCCGCGAAACCAATACGATGCCACAATGGGCAGGAAGCTGCTGGTATTACTTGCGTTTTATCGATCCGACAAACGATGAAATGCTAGCAGACCCTGAACTATTGAAGCGCTGGTTGCCGGTAGATGTTTATATCGGTGGCGCCGAGCATGCTGTGCTTCACTTGCTGTATGCACGTTTCTGGCATAAAGTGCTTTATGATATCGGTGTAGTTTCAACAAAAGAACCTTTCCAAAAGCTATTTAACCAAGGTATGATTTTGGGTGAAGGAAACGAAAAAATGTCGAAATCAAAAGGCAATGTCGTGAACCCTGATCAAATTATCGAAAGCCACGGTGCAGATACATTGCGCATGTACGAAATGTTCATGGGCCCACTTGAAGCGTCCATTGCATGGTCAACAAATGGCTTAGATGGCTCTCGTCGTTTCCTTGATCGCATTTGGCGCTTGTTTATGGATGAAGAGCAATTGAGTGCGAAAATAACGGATGCAAATGATGGCAAGATGGAAAAAGTCTATCACCAAACCGTTAAGAAAGTGACAAATGACTTTGAAGGATTGCGCTTTAACACAGCCATTTCTCAAATGATGGTCTTTATTAACGAAGGCTATAAAGCTGATGGGATTCCGAAAGCATACGTAGAAGGTTTTGTTAAACTATTGTCACCAATCGCACCTCATCTAGCAGAAGAGCTATGGGAAAAATTAGGACATACAGAAACTGTAACTTACGAAAACTGGCCGGAGTACGACGAGTCGAAAATGATCGATGACGTTATCGAAGTAGTCGTACAAGTAAACGGCAAAGTGAAAGCAAAACTAGCCATTGCAAAAGACTGCACAAAAGAGGAAGCAGAAATAGCAGCTCTTGCAGACGACAATGTTCAAAAAGCAACAGAAGGCAAACAAGTTCGCAAAGTCATTGTGATTCCAGGGAAACTGGTTAACATTGTTGTAGGTTAA
- a CDS encoding NAD(P)/FAD-dependent oxidoreductase, which translates to MYDVIIVGGGSSGLMASIAAASTNQKVLLIEKGKKLGKKLIISGGGRCNVTNRLPLDEIVKHIPGNGRFLHSPFSVFNNEDIISFFEGLGVALKEEDHGRMFPVSNRAQDVADAMFKEMERLHVTILLDSPVKKLLMTDEKVTGVRLHTGEEYTAKAVVVAVGGKAVPQTGSTGDGYPWAEKAGHLVTELYPTEVPLLSKEPFIVSRELQGLALRDAAVTVLNKKGKALVTHQMDMLFTHFGLSGPAVLRCSQYVVKEMKKNGGQPVEMRINTLPDENTESAFQLLNNMMKDEPKKSLKNVWKSLAQERWLLFLMERAAVDPLLTGAELPSDKVRAMAQQLTAFAMFVNGTQSIEKAFVTGGGVSIKEIEPKTMASKKKPGLYFCGEILDIHGYTGGYNITSALVTGNVAGQSAARYAQEHQLESLT; encoded by the coding sequence ATGTATGACGTTATAATCGTAGGCGGAGGTTCCTCTGGCTTAATGGCATCAATTGCCGCAGCTTCTACTAACCAAAAAGTTTTACTGATTGAAAAAGGAAAAAAATTAGGAAAAAAATTAATTATTTCTGGCGGTGGACGCTGCAACGTAACAAATCGGTTGCCACTTGATGAAATTGTCAAACATATTCCAGGGAATGGTCGTTTTCTTCACAGCCCTTTTTCTGTATTCAATAACGAAGACATTATTTCTTTCTTTGAAGGACTTGGTGTGGCCTTGAAAGAAGAAGATCACGGTCGTATGTTTCCCGTTTCTAACCGTGCTCAAGACGTTGCAGACGCGATGTTTAAAGAAATGGAACGACTCCATGTCACCATATTATTGGATTCGCCTGTTAAAAAATTATTGATGACCGATGAAAAAGTGACCGGCGTTCGTCTTCATACCGGTGAAGAATATACAGCGAAAGCAGTGGTTGTAGCTGTCGGAGGCAAAGCGGTTCCGCAAACTGGCTCTACTGGAGATGGCTATCCGTGGGCAGAAAAAGCAGGTCATTTAGTTACAGAACTTTATCCAACCGAAGTACCGCTTTTATCAAAAGAACCGTTTATCGTCAGCCGTGAACTTCAAGGCTTAGCTTTGCGAGATGCTGCTGTCACCGTATTAAACAAAAAAGGCAAAGCGCTAGTTACGCATCAAATGGATATGCTGTTTACTCATTTTGGATTGAGCGGTCCTGCAGTGTTACGTTGCAGCCAATACGTCGTGAAAGAAATGAAGAAAAATGGTGGACAACCAGTGGAAATGCGTATTAACACCTTGCCGGATGAAAATACAGAATCTGCCTTTCAACTGCTAAACAATATGATGAAAGACGAACCCAAAAAATCATTGAAAAACGTTTGGAAAAGTTTGGCGCAAGAGCGTTGGTTGCTGTTCTTGATGGAACGAGCTGCTGTTGATCCACTGCTCACTGGTGCAGAACTGCCAAGTGACAAAGTTCGAGCTATGGCACAACAGCTAACGGCATTTGCCATGTTTGTTAACGGAACACAATCTATTGAAAAGGCGTTTGTAACTGGCGGCGGTGTTTCCATTAAAGAAATCGAACCCAAAACGATGGCTTCTAAAAAGAAACCTGGTTTATATTTTTGTGGTGAAATTTTAGACATTCACGGTTATACTGGTGGCTACAACATAACTTCTGCCCTAGTGACGGGCAATGTCGCTGGTCAAAGCGCAGCTCGTTATGCACAAGAGCACCAACTTGAGAGCCTCACTTAA
- a CDS encoding putative polysaccharide biosynthesis protein, which translates to MSSLIKGTAILTLGLFLSKILGVLYIIPFYSMVGEDNIGLYQYAYIPYNLMLALAISGAPIAFSKFTAKYNSLGDYETGRRLLKSGLLTMMITGFVSFLLLYIFAEPLARITISEDELIYSVGDITEAIRWVSFALIVVPFMSLWRGFFQGYNYMMPTAVSQLVEQIVRIVFLLGGSFAVLYIFDGTPKTAIQFAVLSAAVGALGGIATLGYFWKKKKPEYNLLLANSVESYDVTLRDMYKEILIYAVPVIFLGIANPLFQFVDLMTFNRAMSSGGNFSEIDLLGILNLTAHKLVMIPVMLATGFSMALIPLITKHFTRKEYLQVSRTLDQSIQLLLFLTLPAVIGMTMLSDELYHVFYEVSEVGSEILAHYLPVAILFAAFPVTASILQGINKQKWIIINLSTGLLLKAVLNTPLIERFETDGAIAATIIGYVVAIGMNMLVIVKTMNYHSQMVGRRVILIVILNMIMAGAVFLSLSGLDLFIGMDNKFLSMLRILIVGGVGIIVYGYLGLKTGLAQKLMGSKITKISRKLGF; encoded by the coding sequence ATGTCGTCATTAATTAAAGGTACAGCCATCTTAACATTGGGTCTATTTTTGTCAAAAATACTTGGAGTTCTTTATATCATCCCGTTTTATAGCATGGTAGGAGAAGATAACATTGGACTTTATCAATATGCCTACATCCCGTATAACTTGATGTTGGCGCTAGCCATATCAGGTGCACCGATTGCATTTTCGAAATTTACCGCGAAATACAATTCTCTAGGTGATTACGAAACCGGTAGGCGCTTATTAAAGTCGGGTCTTTTGACTATGATGATTACTGGTTTTGTGTCGTTTCTTTTACTTTATATCTTTGCAGAACCACTAGCGCGCATCACCATTTCTGAAGACGAACTTATTTATTCAGTAGGCGACATTACGGAAGCCATTCGCTGGGTCAGTTTCGCATTAATCGTCGTTCCGTTTATGAGTTTATGGAGAGGATTTTTCCAAGGCTATAATTACATGATGCCAACCGCAGTGTCACAATTGGTTGAGCAAATTGTTCGGATTGTCTTCCTTTTAGGTGGGTCTTTTGCCGTTCTGTATATTTTTGACGGGACGCCAAAAACAGCGATTCAATTTGCTGTATTATCTGCTGCAGTTGGAGCGCTTGGAGGGATAGCCACATTGGGTTATTTCTGGAAAAAGAAAAAACCCGAATACAATCTATTATTAGCAAACTCGGTAGAATCGTATGACGTGACGTTACGTGATATGTACAAAGAAATTTTGATTTATGCCGTTCCAGTTATTTTCCTTGGAATTGCCAATCCTTTATTCCAATTCGTTGATTTAATGACGTTTAACCGAGCAATGAGCTCTGGTGGCAATTTCTCTGAAATCGATCTTCTTGGAATATTGAATTTGACTGCTCACAAACTAGTGATGATACCTGTAATGCTCGCTACTGGATTTTCAATGGCATTGATTCCATTGATTACTAAACACTTTACGCGGAAAGAGTATTTGCAAGTATCACGAACACTTGACCAGTCAATTCAGTTGCTGTTGTTCTTAACTTTACCTGCTGTTATCGGCATGACCATGTTGTCTGATGAGCTATACCACGTGTTTTATGAAGTCAGTGAGGTTGGTTCTGAAATTTTGGCGCATTACTTGCCAGTAGCAATTTTGTTTGCAGCATTCCCAGTAACGGCTTCTATCTTACAAGGAATCAATAAACAAAAATGGATCATTATTAACTTGTCTACTGGTCTATTACTAAAAGCAGTATTAAATACACCGTTAATCGAACGTTTTGAAACAGATGGCGCTATTGCGGCGACGATTATTGGTTATGTAGTGGCTATTGGTATGAACATGTTAGTGATTGTTAAAACAATGAATTACCATTCGCAAATGGTTGGAAGACGCGTAATTTTGATTGTTATCTTAAATATGATTATGGCAGGAGCCGTTTTCTTATCGCTATCTGGATTAGATTTGTTTATAGGAATGGACAATAAATTCTTATCAATGCTGCGCATACTTATAGTTGGTGGAGTTGGAATAATTGTTTATGGTTATCTTGGTCTTAAGACGGGACTCGCACAAAAATTGATGGGCTCGAAAATAACAAAAATTTCGCGGAAATTAGGCTTTTAG
- a CDS encoding pseudouridine synthase → MRVDKFLSNMGYGSRKEVKILLKSKAVEVNGEIVRDPKIHVNEHDDIVSIEGDAIIYTEFIYLMMNKPQGVISATEDKHDKTVLDLLTESEHHFEPFPVGRLDKDTEGFLLLTNDGKLAHELLSPKKHVDKTYFAHVEGVVTEEDTDAFKTGVALGDGYVTKPAHLRILESDAVSKIELTITEGKFHQVKRMFESVEKRVIYLKRLSMGPLSLDPDINLGDYRHLTAEEVSRLKDRK, encoded by the coding sequence ATGCGTGTAGATAAATTTCTTTCGAATATGGGATACGGTTCTAGAAAAGAAGTCAAAATTTTACTGAAATCAAAAGCAGTTGAAGTAAACGGAGAAATCGTCCGAGATCCGAAAATACATGTTAATGAACATGATGATATTGTTTCGATCGAAGGAGACGCGATTATATACACGGAGTTTATTTATTTAATGATGAATAAACCACAAGGTGTGATTTCAGCAACAGAAGACAAACACGACAAAACCGTTCTCGATTTATTGACTGAAAGTGAACATCATTTCGAGCCGTTTCCAGTCGGACGTTTGGACAAAGATACAGAAGGTTTTTTGTTGCTAACAAACGACGGCAAGTTGGCACACGAATTGCTCTCGCCTAAGAAGCATGTGGACAAAACGTATTTTGCACATGTCGAAGGAGTTGTAACCGAAGAAGATACAGACGCTTTTAAAACAGGTGTTGCACTCGGTGATGGATACGTGACAAAGCCTGCACATTTACGGATCCTAGAAAGTGACGCAGTTTCTAAAATTGAATTAACCATCACCGAAGGCAAATTCCATCAAGTTAAACGGATGTTTGAAAGCGTCGAAAAACGCGTAATCTATTTAAAGCGGTTGTCTATGGGACCGCTTAGTCTTGACCCGGACATAAATCTCGGTGACTATCGTCATTTAACAGCAGAAGAAGTAAGCAGGTTAAAAGATAGAAAATGA
- a CDS encoding DeoR family transcriptional regulator: MKPTTDRMLIRIKDMYKYILENGTVTTQDLVDEFGITPRTIQRDLNVLAFNDLVSSPTRGKWTTTQRKVKMTS; the protein is encoded by the coding sequence ATGAAACCCACAACCGATCGAATGCTCATTCGAATTAAAGACATGTATAAGTACATTCTCGAGAATGGGACTGTAACGACGCAAGATCTTGTTGACGAATTTGGCATCACTCCTCGCACCATTCAAAGAGATTTGAATGTGTTAGCCTTTAACGATTTGGTGTCCAGTCCAACTCGAGGCAAATGGACAACGACGCAACGAAAAGTGAAAATGACGTCCTAG